The Vibrio echinoideorum DNA window AAGGTGTGTGTATTGTGGTTCTAACGGATGGTCAGGTCCACGCCAAGCACCGATTTTAGTCAGTTGAGGGAGGCTTTTTATCTCAATTCTCCAGCCTTCATCATCGGTTAGATGCCAATGAAAAACGTTGAATTTGTAGTGCGCCAACTGGTTGATTAAACGCTTAACTTGCTCCACTGAGTGGAAATGGCGAGCGCAGTCCAACATCATGCCGCGGTATTTGAAGCGAGGCTGATCAGCGATTTTGCAACATGGAACAGAGAAGTTCTCTGCATCCAGTTGCTGTACCAACTGAATCAAGCTTGCCACGGCGTGTGTGAAGCCAGACTGGCTGCCTGATTCAACCATTATCTGTTGTAACGTGACGGTGAGCTTGTACTCGGCTTCGTCTAACGTCGGATTACTGCGAAATAGAATGTCGCTGTTCTCTTCTGTTAGAAGTCCTGGTGAACGTTTAGTTGAAAGCTCATTCGAAAGAGATATTTCAAAGGAAGAAAGTAATTCTTGTTGCAGCCAAGATACGGCTTTATCTGCAAGGTGAGATTGAACCTCAATCTTGCATGCGCTGCCTAGCTCGAAGCTATCTTGTGTCAGTTCGATCTTATTCGCTTGAGGGATCAAAGCCACTTCAGCCGCACTTACTTGTGGTATTTGATTACGTTCACGATATGGCGAAGCCAAAACTATCGGAGATATCGCCACTGGCAGTACCGATGTTTCGCCCTCGTGATGCGATTGGATAAAGGCATCATTAAGGCCATCCGAATAGAAGCGGAACGGGGCGCTTTGAATACTGAACTCAAGGTAGTAGTGGTTGTTCGCCATTAATACAGGCGAGCTTGGTTTGAACGAACAATAGCTCCCAACTTGAGCCAATTCACCTTGCGATAAACTCTCTGGAAGAATGAATCGGTCAAAGGCAAAATGCAGTGACCAATCTTGTACGTCGAGGTCACTTAAGTTATGTACCGTAAGGCCAAATCGGCAGTTATTTTTTTGTTCGGAAAGAACGGCTAAGTCGATGCGATAATTCATATAACTTCCCTGCTAAGCCTGTTGGTACAGGTTGTGTTGTGATTGACCAGCAAACATCAATGCACCTTCGATAGCATCAAATTGAGGTTTAACGATCCATTGCTGTACTGGTGGTGACAACCAATTGAGAATACGTTCTGCAATACTGCCCATTAAGCACACCTTGTCAGCGCCTTTTCGATGAAGAGCTAAGACAAACATTTCGATATCTGCTGCGGTTAGTTTGAGCATTTCGATAGCCAGTTCGTCACCTTCATTAGCCAGTTGAAAAATGACAGGGGAAAATTGACCGTAATCTTTTGGGATTGCGACTTTCGACCACGCCACGATCGCATCAACATTGTGATTAAAATGCGCCATTACATGTTGAGTCAGTGGTGTTTTGTTACGAATGCCATCTTCAGCGAGTAGAACTTGCTGAATTAAACGAAGGCCCATCACTGCGCCGCCGCCTTGATCTGAAATTGGGAATTCACGACCGCCAACAACATGTTGCTCGCCGTTGTTTAAGTAGATGCCACATGAGCCTGTACCACCAATCATGATTGCGCCGTCTTGGCCATTGTGGGCACCAACACATGCCCCATAAGCGTCTGTGTTTAGCGTCATGCTTGCAAAAGGATGGGTTTGTGCCATGAATTCGAGCCATGCCGACTTTTGCTCAGCACCAGCTAATGCCAATCCAATATGCATATCAGAAAAGTGATTTGAGTCGAGATTACCTTGTCTTGCTGCTGACGTAATCGCATCAACAATGGATACCATCGCAACATCAACACCGAGCAGAATGTTGGCGCTGCCACTCTTTGCTTCGCCAATGAGTTTGCCTTGGTCATCTCGAATTCGAGCTCGGCAAGATGTACCGCCGCCATCAATACCTACGTAGTAAAGAGCCATCGTTATTGCTCCTTACGTTGTGTTAGGAAGTTGAACTGCGCAGCTGTGGCCAGTAAGTACCATGCGCCATGAGGGATCCATTGTTCGCCCCAGCGCCAATTTTGAAGCATGTCATCTTTTTGTGCTGGTGGGTTGAACGCGATGTCTTGCTCATCGTCAAAGCCCGCTGTGATGCCGTTACAAACTCCGCCTTTCGCATTAAAGAAACCAAGCTGTGGCAGGTAGTCTGGGTTGTTATGGCCGTGGCCATCGAGCATGCACATATGGTATGGGTTGAGACCCAAAATCCAATCAAGGCTGTTTTGTGAAAGTTGAATTAGGCGTTTTTGAAGGTCTACATTTTTAATATGAGGTTGAACTAAGTAAGCCATAGTAGCCAATGAGCCGAGGCGTGCATTTTCACCTTGCCACCAGTAACCAGTTTCGTTCTGTTGAGCGACAAAAAAGGCATCACGCTTATCACCGTCGACAGACTTAACGTACTGTCTTGGGTAGCCAAATGGGTTGGTGACTTTGTCGGTAATGTTGGTTTCGAACTGACAAGCTTGCTCAACCACAACTCGAGCTTGTTCTTTCAACTTAAGGTCAGTTTCATTGTCGATGTATTCGCATAGCGCAATCACCGGAAGGCCAGCTTC harbors:
- a CDS encoding N-acetylglucosamine kinase; this encodes MALYYVGIDGGGTSCRARIRDDQGKLIGEAKSGSANILLGVDVAMVSIVDAITSAARQGNLDSNHFSDMHIGLALAGAEQKSAWLEFMAQTHPFASMTLNTDAYGACVGAHNGQDGAIMIGGTGSCGIYLNNGEQHVVGGREFPISDQGGGAVMGLRLIQQVLLAEDGIRNKTPLTQHVMAHFNHNVDAIVAWSKVAIPKDYGQFSPVIFQLANEGDELAIEMLKLTAADIEMFVLALHRKGADKVCLMGSIAERILNWLSPPVQQWIVKPQFDAIEGALMFAGQSQHNLYQQA
- a CDS encoding beta-N-acetylhexosaminidase is translated as MNYRIDLAVLSEQKNNCRFGLTVHNLSDLDVQDWSLHFAFDRFILPESLSQGELAQVGSYCSFKPSSPVLMANNHYYLEFSIQSAPFRFYSDGLNDAFIQSHHEGETSVLPVAISPIVLASPYRERNQIPQVSAAEVALIPQANKIELTQDSFELGSACKIEVQSHLADKAVSWLQQELLSSFEISLSNELSTKRSPGLLTEENSDILFRSNPTLDEAEYKLTVTLQQIMVESGSQSGFTHAVASLIQLVQQLDAENFSVPCCKIADQPRFKYRGMMLDCARHFHSVEQVKRLINQLAHYKFNVFHWHLTDDEGWRIEIKSLPQLTKIGAWRGPDHPLEPQYTHLAENYGGFYTQQQIREVIEYAEQRSITVIPEIDIPGHCRAAIKSLPDLLVEQADTTQYKSIQHYNDNVLNPGLPGTYQFLDAVIEEVVELFPSELIHMGADEVPPGVWSNSPAAQALMKEHQYQDSKDLQGHLFRYAENKLKQLGKRMVGWEEAQHGDKVSKETIIYSWLSEEAAINCARQGFDVVLQPAQFTYLDMTQDYAPEEPGVDWAAVIPLEQAYTYEALAEISDTDPIRKRIRGIQCALWCEIVTNQKRMDYMVFPRISALAEGCWTHKNNRNWLDYLSRLKGHLPLLDRLNVDYRNPWKAQ